One Vibrio neonatus genomic window carries:
- a CDS encoding TrmB family transcriptional regulator: protein MNSFKGHLVSDVVSKLMDFGFTKTDSLVYITLLKNGRSSGYKIAKDISLSRSSVYSSIDNLYHNGFIFLSDGETKEYEAKSPELIFSQIEKKTMSNIAILKKELAKMALHEEKEFVYNVSGYENLVQKAKELINQANVEIYLNSDFRLDLFKRELCEAIERGVRVIGFSFNRLETPHEKMEMYSRSEESEQEYPSHRFMLVVDMKLAFVFSHRAESTGLFTNNKLMVKMISEHIHSDIYLTEYERNNPDLRTRINTIHEQSNEMVQDDILKDGVRS from the coding sequence ATGAATAGTTTCAAGGGGCATTTAGTGTCAGATGTGGTAAGCAAATTGATGGACTTTGGGTTCACTAAAACCGATTCGTTGGTGTATATCACCTTACTGAAAAATGGACGTTCAAGTGGTTATAAAATCGCGAAAGACATTTCATTGTCACGTTCATCGGTATACTCATCGATAGATAATTTGTATCACAATGGTTTTATATTTTTGTCTGACGGAGAGACAAAAGAGTATGAAGCGAAATCCCCTGAACTTATCTTTAGCCAAATCGAAAAGAAAACCATGTCCAATATCGCCATCTTGAAAAAAGAACTGGCGAAAATGGCACTGCATGAAGAAAAAGAGTTTGTTTACAATGTCTCTGGCTATGAAAACCTAGTTCAAAAAGCCAAAGAATTGATCAATCAAGCCAACGTCGAGATCTACTTAAACTCCGATTTTCGCTTAGATTTGTTCAAACGCGAATTGTGCGAAGCGATTGAGAGGGGAGTACGAGTCATCGGCTTTTCGTTCAATCGCTTAGAAACGCCACATGAGAAAATGGAAATGTATTCACGCTCTGAAGAAAGCGAACAAGAATACCCATCACACCGATTTATGTTGGTTGTAGATATGAAATTAGCCTTTGTATTTTCTCATCGAGCAGAAAGCACCGGCTTATTTACCAACAATAAACTAATGGTAAAAATGATTTCTGAGCACATCCACAGTGACATTTACCTGACCGAATATGAACGCAATAACCCCGACCTAAGAACCCGAATCAACACCATCCACGAACAATCCAACGAGATGGTTCAAGACGATATCCTAAAAGACGGGGTCAGGTCTTGA
- a CDS encoding glycoside hydrolase family 13 protein codes for MITKSSLIHSAKSADSYAYDNETLHIRFRSTKGEIERVSLWIGDPYHWAEGGLDGGNLGGSDAHGWVGGNHVEMQLEGSTEYHDHWFAEFKPPKRRTRYGFILYGKEGEKILFGEKKCVDLSDEQVAELELSNLSNFFCFPYLNPQDVLKTPSWVAKTVWYQIFPERFANGRPEISPDNVLAWGSEPTSDSFMGGDLWGVIDKLDYLQDLGVNGLYFCPIFTANANHKYDTVDYYNVDPHFGGNQAFKALVNEAHKRGMRVMLDAVFNHIGDQSPLWLDVVEKGSESPYADWFWINQFPVYPDTPKSEWDFWNFNYETFANVIEMPKLNTENAQCREYLLDVARHWVEEFDIDGWRLDVANEVDHSFWRDFRKRVKGIKPDCYILGEIWHEGMPWLRGDQYDSLMNYPLTQAMTDYFALGQIDKNLFMHSVSQSYFAYPKNVNEAMFNLLDSHDTTRILSLCEGNKDKAKLAYLFMFTQVGSPCIYYGGEVGLQGRRSMSLEGNRKCMLWDESEQDLEFKAFIQYLIALRKDNPEFNEASIAWLEVDDEDCVAYTRGNYQFVLNNSAYSKCVEILGEQIALQPFGYQITERAA; via the coding sequence ATGATTACTAAGAGTTCCTTAATACACTCAGCCAAGAGTGCGGACAGTTATGCCTACGATAACGAGACATTACATATTCGATTTCGCAGTACAAAAGGGGAAATTGAAAGAGTTTCTTTGTGGATTGGCGACCCATATCATTGGGCTGAAGGTGGCTTAGACGGTGGCAACCTAGGTGGCAGTGATGCCCATGGCTGGGTTGGCGGAAATCATGTTGAAATGCAACTTGAGGGCAGTACGGAATATCATGACCATTGGTTTGCCGAATTTAAGCCGCCAAAACGTCGCACTCGCTATGGGTTTATTTTGTATGGCAAAGAAGGAGAGAAAATACTGTTTGGCGAAAAGAAGTGCGTTGACTTGTCCGACGAACAAGTTGCCGAATTAGAGTTGAGTAATTTAAGTAACTTTTTCTGTTTTCCGTATTTAAACCCGCAAGATGTGTTGAAAACGCCAAGCTGGGTTGCAAAGACTGTTTGGTATCAAATTTTTCCAGAGCGTTTTGCCAATGGACGCCCTGAGATTTCTCCTGATAACGTTTTAGCGTGGGGAAGTGAGCCTACCTCTGACAGTTTTATGGGAGGCGATCTATGGGGAGTCATTGATAAGCTTGATTATCTTCAAGATCTAGGTGTCAACGGATTGTATTTTTGTCCGATTTTCACCGCCAATGCCAATCACAAATATGACACCGTCGACTATTACAACGTCGATCCGCACTTTGGCGGCAACCAAGCATTTAAAGCCTTAGTAAACGAAGCCCATAAAAGGGGCATGCGCGTAATGTTAGATGCGGTATTTAATCATATAGGCGATCAATCGCCACTTTGGTTGGATGTGGTTGAAAAAGGGAGTGAGTCGCCATATGCCGACTGGTTTTGGATCAATCAGTTTCCGGTCTATCCAGATACACCTAAGAGCGAGTGGGATTTTTGGAACTTCAATTACGAGACCTTCGCAAATGTCATCGAAATGCCGAAATTGAACACCGAAAATGCGCAATGTAGAGAGTATCTACTGGACGTAGCAAGGCATTGGGTAGAAGAGTTTGATATTGATGGGTGGCGCTTAGATGTGGCAAATGAGGTTGATCATAGCTTTTGGCGCGACTTTAGAAAGCGCGTAAAAGGCATTAAACCTGATTGCTATATCCTTGGCGAAATTTGGCACGAAGGCATGCCTTGGTTGCGCGGCGATCAATACGATTCTTTGATGAATTATCCTCTTACACAAGCAATGACTGACTATTTTGCGCTGGGGCAAATCGACAAAAATCTGTTTATGCATAGCGTCAGTCAATCCTACTTTGCCTATCCAAAAAACGTCAACGAAGCGATGTTTAATTTATTGGATAGCCATGATACAACGCGAATTTTGAGCTTGTGTGAAGGTAACAAAGACAAAGCAAAACTGGCTTATCTGTTTATGTTTACTCAGGTTGGTTCACCTTGTATTTACTATGGTGGCGAGGTGGGATTGCAAGGACGGCGCAGTATGAGCCTAGAAGGCAACCGTAAATGCATGCTATGGGATGAATCCGAACAAGACCTTGAGTTTAAGGCATTTATTCAATACCTCATTGCATTGCGTAAAGACAATCCCGAGTTCAATGAGGCTTCAATTGCGTGGTTGGAGGTTGATGATGAGGATTGTGTTGCCTACACCCGAGGTAACTATCAGTTTGTGTTAAACAATTCTGCATACAGTAAATGTGTTGAGATCTTAGGTGAGCAAATAGCCTTGCAGCCTTTTGGTTACCAGATCACTGAGCGTGCGGCTTAA
- a CDS encoding sugar ABC transporter permease, translated as MNNIMQKLGTFIVYIFLSINALLVLGPVIWTVLASFKKGNNLFSTSFFDIDFTLQHYSTLFTDTPYFDWYKNTFILATSNMLISLVIVTMTAFVFSRYRFKGKQNIMMSILVLQMFPAFLSMTAIYILLSKMGLIDTYIGLLFVYVTGSLPFLVWLVKGYFDAIPTSLDEAAKIDGAGHLTIFIEIILPLARPILVFVALVSFTGPWMDFILPTLILRSEEKMTLAIGIFSWISSNSAENFTLFAAGSLLVAVPITLLFVATQKHITSGLVSGAVKE; from the coding sequence ATGAATAATATAATGCAAAAGTTAGGGACTTTTATCGTCTACATATTTTTAAGCATCAATGCCTTGTTGGTCTTAGGGCCTGTTATTTGGACGGTATTGGCATCCTTTAAAAAAGGGAACAACTTATTTAGTACTTCGTTCTTTGATATTGATTTTACTTTGCAGCACTACAGTACCTTGTTTACCGATACTCCGTATTTTGATTGGTATAAGAATACCTTTATTCTTGCCACATCTAACATGCTGATATCACTGGTTATTGTCACCATGACGGCTTTTGTATTCTCTCGATACCGCTTTAAAGGCAAGCAAAATATCATGATGAGTATTTTGGTTTTGCAAATGTTTCCGGCCTTTTTATCTATGACAGCGATTTATATATTACTGTCAAAAATGGGTTTAATTGATACCTATATTGGTTTGCTTTTTGTCTATGTGACTGGCTCTCTACCATTTTTGGTCTGGCTAGTGAAAGGGTATTTTGATGCGATTCCGACCTCGTTAGATGAGGCAGCTAAAATTGATGGCGCAGGGCATTTAACCATATTTATTGAAATCATATTACCTTTGGCAAGACCTATTTTAGTCTTTGTCGCTTTGGTCTCTTTTACCGGACCTTGGATGGATTTTATTTTGCCAACTTTGATTTTACGCAGCGAAGAAAAAATGACGTTAGCAATTGGTATTTTCAGTTGGATATCTTCTAACTCAGCAGAGAACTTTACTTTGTTTGCCGCAGGATCTTTATTAGTGGCGGTGCCAATCACTCTCTTATTTGTAGCCACGCAAAAACATATTACGTCTGGCCTTGTCAGCGGCGCTGTAAAAGAATAA
- a CDS encoding carbohydrate ABC transporter permease — MQLTDTKVEFKLPVSLLIMGGTQIQNGHWVKGIFFLIIQLLTVFMIPDFVEMIRGLISLGDVAQVRKGFNIIQGDHSIFMLVEGVIALILLCAFAVIYIANVKDANRCKVTTQSPWQQLKSIYDNHFAFIVLSPAMIAGIAFIIMPIVITVLVSFTNYSAPHHIPPRNLVDWVGFRNFFSLFELKIWSSTFFGVASWTVIWALFATVCTCGFGFLLALALENKQIKAKKLWRFVFILPYAIPAFVTLLMFRLLLNGIGPVNGTLNTWGFESIAFLSDPVLAKVTVIAVSVWVGAPYFMLLISGALTNIPTELYEASEVDGASKFQQFWEITLPMVLHQVAPSLVMTFAHNFNNFGAIYLLTEGGPINPEYRFAGHTDILITWIYKLTLDFQQYQIASVISIIIFLFLSGIAIWQFRRMKSFKDDVGM; from the coding sequence ATGCAATTAACTGACACAAAAGTAGAATTTAAATTGCCTGTATCCCTACTCATTATGGGGGGGACTCAAATACAAAATGGTCATTGGGTAAAAGGCATTTTCTTTCTAATTATTCAGCTGCTCACTGTATTTATGATCCCCGATTTTGTGGAGATGATACGCGGGCTTATTAGTTTGGGTGATGTTGCTCAAGTCCGTAAAGGATTTAACATTATTCAGGGCGATCATTCTATCTTTATGCTTGTGGAAGGGGTTATTGCATTAATATTGCTGTGCGCTTTTGCTGTTATTTATATTGCGAATGTAAAAGATGCGAATCGATGTAAAGTCACCACACAGTCACCTTGGCAGCAGCTGAAAAGCATTTATGACAACCACTTTGCTTTTATTGTGTTGTCTCCGGCGATGATAGCAGGTATCGCATTTATCATAATGCCGATTGTAATTACTGTGCTGGTGTCTTTTACCAACTATTCTGCGCCTCACCATATCCCGCCTCGCAATTTGGTGGATTGGGTTGGTTTTCGAAATTTCTTTTCACTGTTTGAGTTGAAAATTTGGTCGAGCACTTTCTTTGGCGTAGCCAGTTGGACCGTGATTTGGGCGCTATTTGCCACTGTATGTACTTGTGGATTTGGCTTTCTGTTAGCGTTAGCACTTGAAAATAAACAGATAAAAGCAAAGAAGCTGTGGAGGTTTGTTTTTATCTTACCTTATGCCATTCCTGCGTTTGTTACGTTATTGATGTTTCGCTTGCTACTCAATGGAATTGGTCCGGTAAATGGAACGCTAAATACTTGGGGGTTTGAGTCCATCGCGTTCTTATCTGACCCTGTTTTAGCGAAAGTGACGGTTATTGCTGTCAGCGTTTGGGTAGGGGCACCATACTTTATGTTATTGATTTCCGGGGCATTAACTAATATTCCAACGGAACTTTATGAAGCGAGTGAAGTGGATGGAGCCAGTAAATTTCAACAGTTTTGGGAAATAACCTTACCTATGGTTTTGCACCAAGTCGCGCCTTCATTAGTGATGACGTTTGCGCACAATTTTAATAACTTCGGTGCGATATATCTGCTAACAGAAGGTGGGCCTATTAACCCAGAATACCGTTTTGCAGGACACACAGATATCTTAATTACTTGGATCTATAAACTGACCCTTGATTTCCAGCAATATCAAATAGCATCGGTAATTTCGATTATTATTTTCTTATTCTTATCTGGAATTGCAATTTGGCAATTTAGAAGAATGAAGTCTTTTAAAGATGATGTGGGTATGTAG
- a CDS encoding sugar ABC transporter substrate-binding protein, whose amino-acid sequence MKKNLLVTVLLASMFQGIAVNAQEIKPEKNANLLIWTDKTTVDYMQYASKQFNADFGYDVTFTFRGLSPIDSASRLIQDGGSARVADVAEIEHDLLGRLVVAGGVMENLVSAERVDQQFLSNAVAAAKSEGTDYGFPVSFATTALFYNKDLLPHAPKTFEELVEFSKTFNDKKAHKYALLWDIQNYYESRMFITLYGAYEFGKNGTDAKDIGISSEKAQKGLAAMKTLQVANSSNPNDMRNPQVRRGLFSEGRVAAIIDGPWAIQGYESSGVNYGVVAMPTLEGQQPRTFSTVRLAVVSSYTEYPRAAQLFADYISSAKMLEKRYAMTKSIPPIKSVLDKIIVNADEATKAIITQSYHSDAMPSIPEMGFIWSPMASAITATWVSNKTPKESLDRALSVIKEQIELQD is encoded by the coding sequence ATGAAAAAGAATTTATTAGTAACCGTACTATTAGCTTCTATGTTTCAGGGAATAGCAGTTAATGCACAAGAGATAAAACCAGAGAAGAATGCAAATTTACTTATCTGGACAGACAAAACCACAGTTGACTATATGCAGTATGCATCCAAGCAATTTAATGCCGATTTTGGCTATGATGTAACGTTTACATTTCGAGGTTTGTCGCCGATAGATTCCGCATCAAGATTAATACAAGACGGTGGTTCGGCTCGCGTCGCCGATGTCGCTGAAATTGAGCATGATTTATTAGGGCGCTTGGTAGTAGCTGGTGGAGTGATGGAAAATCTAGTCTCAGCAGAGCGAGTTGATCAGCAATTCTTAAGTAATGCTGTTGCTGCTGCAAAATCAGAAGGGACGGACTATGGATTTCCGGTGAGCTTTGCAACCACCGCGCTTTTTTATAATAAAGATCTATTGCCTCATGCGCCTAAAACCTTTGAAGAGTTAGTTGAATTTTCTAAAACGTTTAATGACAAAAAAGCGCACAAATATGCCTTGTTATGGGACATACAAAACTATTATGAGTCTCGCATGTTTATCACTTTATATGGCGCGTATGAGTTTGGTAAAAACGGCACCGATGCAAAAGATATTGGTATTAGCTCGGAAAAAGCGCAAAAAGGGCTAGCGGCAATGAAAACCTTGCAAGTGGCGAACAGCTCAAATCCAAATGACATGCGTAACCCGCAAGTTCGTCGCGGATTATTTAGTGAAGGACGAGTGGCTGCAATTATCGATGGACCATGGGCAATACAAGGATATGAAAGCTCTGGCGTTAATTATGGTGTGGTGGCAATGCCCACTCTGGAAGGGCAACAACCGAGAACCTTTTCGACGGTGCGTTTAGCGGTAGTTTCTTCTTATACGGAATATCCACGCGCCGCTCAATTATTTGCAGACTATATTTCATCAGCCAAAATGCTGGAAAAACGCTATGCAATGACCAAGTCAATTCCACCGATTAAATCGGTACTAGATAAAATTATTGTCAATGCTGATGAGGCAACCAAAGCCATTATCACCCAAAGCTACCACTCTGATGCTATGCCTTCCATTCCAGAGATGGGCTTTATATGGTCACCAATGGCCAGTGCAATTACCGCTACCTGGGTGAGCAATAAGACACCGAAAGAATCATTAGATAGAGCTTTATCCGTCATCAAAGAGCAAATTGAGTTACAGGATTAA
- a CDS encoding porin has translation MNRTLISVVVANALIISTSAFALENQRGFKIEDSIYDTVLNDAMQFGGHVGTSYEYEDKDVTDYASWGGDFNERTKVHEIFGVFYKNSKWDFSALYALKQVDRNKTNKNSSYSELEESYRHLMSLNKGFDLGSGWTTGLIYDLEYTSGKIYSTSGTQGLKSTKGEHSVRPYLTYWNNTYNAGFYTNLEYLYNNEDKSLWGTREEEGYSFLFKPYKRMGNWEFAVEFYYQIKENDAKNGDGSVNEISDFTEKYIEPIVQYSFEDAGTLYVRTRIGENETKISDGWAKDEDYFKDIRKATIGYEQAIGSDWLVKAEYEWAKDDETFTLKEGESKTVEQSTFFAQALYRF, from the coding sequence GTGAACAGAACATTAATTTCGGTTGTTGTAGCAAATGCTTTAATTATTAGTACCAGTGCTTTTGCACTAGAAAATCAGCGTGGATTCAAAATTGAAGACAGTATCTATGACACTGTCCTTAACGATGCAATGCAATTTGGCGGACATGTTGGAACCTCTTATGAATATGAAGATAAAGACGTTACCGATTATGCTTCGTGGGGTGGCGACTTTAATGAGCGAACAAAAGTTCATGAAATTTTTGGGGTCTTCTATAAAAACTCAAAATGGGATTTTTCTGCGCTCTATGCGTTAAAACAAGTCGATAGAAATAAAACCAACAAAAACTCTAGTTATTCTGAGCTAGAAGAATCATATCGTCATTTAATGTCGCTAAATAAAGGCTTTGATCTTGGTTCAGGTTGGACTACAGGTTTAATTTACGACTTAGAATATACCAGCGGTAAAATTTATAGCACCAGCGGAACGCAAGGCTTAAAAAGCACCAAAGGTGAGCATAGCGTTCGTCCATACCTAACCTACTGGAATAATACCTACAACGCAGGTTTCTACACCAACCTTGAATACCTATACAACAACGAAGACAAAAGTCTTTGGGGCACACGAGAAGAAGAAGGCTATAGCTTCTTGTTCAAGCCGTATAAACGAATGGGGAATTGGGAGTTCGCCGTTGAATTTTATTATCAAATTAAAGAGAACGACGCGAAAAATGGCGACGGTTCTGTCAATGAAATCAGTGACTTCACAGAAAAGTATATTGAACCAATTGTACAATACAGCTTTGAAGATGCTGGCACGCTTTACGTACGCACCCGAATTGGCGAAAACGAAACCAAAATCAGTGATGGTTGGGCCAAAGATGAAGATTATTTCAAAGACATTCGTAAGGCCACCATCGGTTATGAGCAAGCCATTGGCAGCGATTGGCTAGTAAAAGCCGAATACGAATGGGCTAAAGACGATGAAACCTTTACCTTAAAAGAAGGTGAATCCAAAACGGTTGAACAAAGCACATTTTTCGCTCAAGCACTTTATCGTTTCTAA
- the lpxD gene encoding UDP-3-O-(3-hydroxymyristoyl)glucosamine N-acyltransferase — protein sequence MIKVSEIAAIIDGEVIGEGVSEISFIRPVRSTKKGGLAIVFAKKDLNALSETFSDVIIGPKKILESDAKIKIVTEQLDIEKLNHVLKLYKVHKYQLFDQGNTSEIPDVYIGKHCSIGKNCHFMPGVKIMNGVSIGDNVAIHANTVIKEGTVIGDNVTIDSNNSIGNFSFEYMTGKRTRYERVESVGRVIIEDNVEIGCNNTIDRGTLGDTRIGEGTKIDNLVQIGHDCNIGKHCLLVSQTGFAGHTTLEDNVIVHGQAGTAGNLTIGANSVIKAKSGVSHSFPKNSDLFGYPAKDARAYYKNLAVLNRLSNKQVKNKSEDAGKDAASTPTLSKLWNALFLSRA from the coding sequence ATGATAAAAGTCTCCGAAATTGCCGCGATTATTGACGGCGAAGTAATAGGTGAAGGAGTAAGTGAAATTTCATTTATTCGCCCTGTGCGCAGCACTAAAAAGGGTGGCCTCGCCATTGTCTTTGCCAAGAAAGATCTTAATGCTCTTTCTGAGACTTTTTCTGATGTGATTATTGGCCCGAAGAAAATACTCGAAAGTGACGCAAAAATAAAAATCGTTACTGAACAATTAGACATTGAAAAATTAAATCATGTTCTAAAACTTTATAAGGTGCACAAATACCAGTTATTTGACCAAGGTAATACCTCAGAGATCCCTGATGTTTATATCGGGAAGCACTGTAGCATCGGCAAAAATTGTCACTTTATGCCGGGAGTAAAAATAATGAATGGTGTCAGCATCGGTGACAATGTCGCTATTCATGCAAACACTGTCATTAAAGAAGGCACGGTTATTGGCGATAACGTCACTATTGATTCGAATAACTCCATCGGTAATTTTAGTTTTGAATATATGACAGGAAAACGCACTCGCTATGAACGCGTTGAAAGCGTTGGCCGCGTCATTATTGAGGACAATGTTGAAATTGGCTGCAATAACACCATAGATCGCGGCACCTTAGGTGATACCCGTATTGGGGAAGGCACCAAAATTGATAACTTGGTGCAAATTGGTCATGACTGCAACATAGGCAAGCACTGCCTTCTAGTATCACAAACTGGGTTTGCAGGACACACCACCCTGGAAGATAACGTAATTGTGCATGGTCAAGCAGGCACAGCAGGAAACCTTACCATTGGCGCAAACTCTGTGATTAAAGCCAAATCAGGCGTGAGTCATTCATTTCCGAAAAATAGTGATCTGTTTGGTTATCCGGCAAAAGACGCTCGCGCTTACTACAAAAACTTAGCGGTGCTCAATCGACTCAGTAACAAACAAGTTAAGAACAAGTCTGAAGATGCAGGGAAAGATGCGGCATCAACTCCGACACTGAGCAAATTATGGAATGCTTTATTTTTATCTCGCGCGTAA
- a CDS encoding glycosidase, whose product MKRKLILTAMISTALLGCASTTEDTTAPQITSAGPFSDCNVASVDDRGPIRPSLYVLGTFPEGQWLHTEEHQMSHKGDGIYQVVSEEKAGNVSVQFATMSWNPQFTAAGLEMTVGEVKELKRGGFAKNTLINLPEDGKYLWSIQIASDKKPVKALVKKCP is encoded by the coding sequence ATGAAACGTAAATTAATTTTGACAGCAATGATATCTACAGCACTACTGGGTTGTGCTAGTACCACTGAAGACACAACTGCGCCACAAATCACATCTGCGGGTCCATTTTCTGATTGTAATGTCGCATCAGTAGATGATAGAGGGCCGATTCGCCCTTCTCTATATGTGCTGGGGACCTTCCCTGAAGGGCAATGGCTACATACTGAAGAGCACCAAATGAGTCATAAAGGCGATGGGATTTATCAAGTTGTTAGCGAAGAAAAAGCCGGCAACGTGAGTGTGCAGTTTGCCACCATGAGTTGGAATCCGCAGTTCACTGCCGCAGGTCTGGAAATGACGGTTGGTGAAGTTAAAGAGCTAAAACGTGGCGGATTTGCCAAAAATACACTGATCAATCTTCCTGAAGATGGCAAATACCTATGGAGCATCCAGATTGCAAGCGACAAGAAGCCAGTAAAAGCTTTAGTGAAAAAATGTCCTTAA
- a CDS encoding ABC transporter ATP-binding protein has product MATVSLRKVKKQYENGFAAVHGIDLEVREGEFMVFVGPSGCAKSTTLRMIAGLEEVSGGEIHIGNRVVNTLAPKDRGIAMVFQNYALYPHKTVFDNMAFGLKMQKKPKQEIDKRVREAAEKLEITDLLDRKPKEMSGGQRQRVAVGRAIVRKPEVFLFDEPLSNLDAKLRVSMRVKIAQLHQSLKEEGNPATMIYVTHDQTEALTLGDRICVLNQGNIMQVDTPTNLYNAPQNKFVASFIGSPAMNLVETALGQHDDDIFVEIAPNVRIYIPKEKQTLLASHINEAVYFGIRPEHISIASDDDTVNTVAGELTVVENMGNEKYLYFKVDGKELIARTTAQDITTSDIGRSFRFKLDTHYCHIFDFQTEENLVI; this is encoded by the coding sequence ATGGCAACGGTTAGCCTACGCAAAGTAAAAAAACAATATGAGAACGGTTTTGCTGCTGTTCATGGTATTGATCTTGAAGTTCGAGAAGGCGAATTTATGGTGTTTGTGGGGCCTTCTGGCTGCGCGAAATCGACCACCTTACGTATGATTGCGGGTCTTGAAGAAGTCAGCGGTGGCGAAATCCACATTGGAAACCGAGTCGTCAATACCTTGGCACCTAAAGATCGTGGGATTGCCATGGTTTTCCAGAACTACGCGCTATACCCTCACAAAACTGTGTTTGACAACATGGCTTTTGGCCTAAAAATGCAGAAAAAGCCGAAGCAAGAGATTGATAAGCGCGTGAGAGAAGCGGCTGAAAAGCTGGAAATTACCGACTTATTAGATCGCAAACCCAAAGAAATGTCCGGTGGGCAACGTCAGCGCGTGGCGGTCGGGCGAGCGATTGTGCGCAAACCTGAAGTGTTCTTATTTGATGAGCCTCTATCAAATCTTGATGCCAAATTGCGCGTGTCTATGCGCGTAAAAATCGCTCAGCTTCACCAGTCTTTAAAAGAAGAAGGCAACCCTGCCACCATGATTTACGTCACTCACGATCAAACCGAAGCCTTAACGTTAGGCGATCGTATTTGTGTATTAAATCAGGGCAATATCATGCAGGTCGATACGCCAACGAATCTTTATAATGCGCCGCAAAACAAATTTGTCGCCAGTTTTATTGGCTCCCCAGCAATGAACTTGGTGGAAACAGCGCTTGGTCAGCACGATGACGATATTTTCGTTGAAATTGCGCCAAACGTTCGTATTTATATCCCCAAAGAAAAACAAACCTTACTTGCTTCGCATATTAATGAAGCCGTGTATTTTGGTATTCGTCCCGAACACATTTCAATTGCCTCAGATGACGACACGGTAAACACCGTTGCAGGCGAGTTAACCGTTGTCGAGAATATGGGCAATGAAAAGTACCTCTATTTTAAAGTCGACGGTAAAGAGCTCATTGCAAGAACCACCGCCCAAGACATTACCACATCAGACATAGGCCGATCATTTCGCTTCAAACTCGACACTCACTATTGCCATATTTTTGATTTTCAAACTGAAGAGAATTTGGTGATCTAA
- a CDS encoding MipA/OmpV family protein, whose product MKPYFVDRQKMPLLLRDFVRPSALLLGLVFAMPSMAADITASSSQNGGRHENGGYFEVGASGLVTNQVDVRATEHKDFQPTLLLSGVYQYKGLFVELVHLSQDGANLGYNFWNSEDWSVDFLAANVETTWLRDKDVNVSALNETQRNNYLLADESVFVGAGLRATRYWDDNYVFQFRIVSDYTDNLGLQSSIKLGKSWQVKNWNLYTLGSVSYLSSKLTNNIYGVSHEEATTQFEQYDAGAAFNYGLEFGAAYPITQNVVFRSTYRVTALSDEITDSPFSQADYSSLFNVSISYVF is encoded by the coding sequence GTGAAACCGTATTTTGTTGATAGACAAAAAATGCCCCTTTTGCTACGTGATTTCGTTAGGCCATCTGCCCTGCTATTAGGGCTAGTTTTCGCCATGCCGAGTATGGCGGCGGATATCACCGCTAGCTCATCTCAAAATGGCGGACGCCATGAAAACGGAGGCTACTTTGAAGTTGGGGCATCGGGTCTTGTGACCAATCAAGTGGACGTGCGCGCCACTGAACACAAAGATTTTCAGCCAACGCTACTGCTTAGTGGTGTATATCAATATAAAGGTTTATTTGTTGAGCTGGTGCACCTCTCTCAAGACGGCGCCAACCTAGGTTACAACTTCTGGAATTCTGAAGATTGGTCTGTTGATTTTTTAGCGGCGAATGTTGAAACCACTTGGCTACGGGACAAAGACGTCAATGTTAGTGCGCTCAATGAGACGCAACGTAATAATTATTTACTGGCCGATGAAAGCGTTTTTGTTGGCGCAGGTCTTCGTGCTACCCGTTATTGGGATGACAATTATGTGTTCCAATTCCGTATAGTCAGTGATTACACCGACAACTTGGGTCTACAAAGCTCTATTAAGCTAGGTAAGTCTTGGCAAGTTAAAAACTGGAATCTGTACACTCTCGGCAGCGTTTCCTATCTCTCCAGTAAGCTCACTAATAATATTTATGGCGTAAGCCATGAAGAAGCGACTACGCAATTTGAACAATATGATGCTGGAGCGGCTTTTAACTACGGCCTTGAATTTGGCGCAGCCTATCCTATTACACAAAATGTAGTATTCCGGTCGACCTATCGCGTAACGGCATTGTCTGATGAAATAACTGACAGCCCCTTTAGTCAAGCTGATTACAGCTCGTTATTTAACGTGTCAATTAGCTACGTATTTTAG